Proteins found in one Mycoplasmopsis gallopavonis genomic segment:
- the ffh gene encoding signal recognition particle protein has product MLGFLERKFQKSLAKMAKKTVLNEADILEITREVKMSLLEADVNLKVVKTFINNVKQKALEQEIVGKLNPSQQMLKIFHEELVAILGGTTKEIKIDKKPYVILMTGLQGSGKTTATAKLAYYFRKKKMVEKPLVVAADIYRPAAIDQLVTLAKSIQIDYFEMGINSSVDQIIENAFQQAKENGNDLIIIDTAGRLSIDEKLMEELILAKKVAKPNQTLFVADALSGQDIINVAETFNQKLNLTGTIITKLDSDARGGAALSLRQVLNLPINFIGTGEKVSNLDLFHPDRMADRILGMGDVMSLVEKAQDVIDQDKAQTLIERMLSGKFNLDDFLEQIKQMKSLGKFSKILKMLPGGLAGKIDESKIDEAEEKLHVYQILMSSMTKRERQNPKLLKQTTRKERILKGSGRSAQEYNKLLNEFDMMTKRMTEMVKNVKAGKFPGAGGFGGMF; this is encoded by the coding sequence ATGTTAGGATTTTTAGAAAGAAAATTTCAAAAAAGTTTAGCTAAGATGGCTAAAAAAACAGTTTTAAATGAAGCTGATATTTTAGAAATTACAAGAGAAGTCAAAATGTCGCTTTTAGAAGCCGATGTTAATCTTAAAGTAGTTAAAACTTTTATTAATAATGTAAAACAAAAAGCACTTGAACAAGAAATTGTAGGAAAATTAAATCCTTCACAACAAATGCTTAAAATTTTTCATGAAGAATTAGTTGCAATTTTAGGTGGAACTACAAAAGAAATTAAAATCGATAAAAAACCTTATGTGATTTTAATGACTGGTCTTCAAGGTTCTGGGAAAACAACAGCAACTGCAAAATTAGCTTATTATTTTAGAAAAAAGAAAATGGTTGAAAAACCACTTGTTGTTGCAGCTGACATTTATCGTCCAGCCGCTATCGATCAACTTGTAACTTTAGCTAAAAGTATTCAAATTGATTATTTTGAAATGGGAATTAATAGTTCTGTTGATCAAATTATCGAAAACGCATTTCAACAAGCCAAAGAAAATGGCAATGATTTAATTATTATTGATACCGCAGGTCGTTTAAGTATTGATGAAAAATTAATGGAAGAGTTAATTCTTGCTAAAAAAGTAGCAAAACCTAATCAAACTCTATTTGTAGCTGATGCTTTAAGTGGTCAAGATATTATTAATGTTGCAGAAACATTTAATCAAAAATTAAATTTAACCGGAACAATCATTACTAAATTAGATTCTGATGCTCGTGGTGGAGCAGCTTTAAGTTTAAGACAAGTTTTAAACTTACCAATTAATTTTATTGGTACCGGTGAAAAGGTAAGTAATCTAGATTTATTCCATCCTGATCGGATGGCTGATCGGATTCTTGGAATGGGTGATGTTATGTCACTTGTTGAAAAAGCTCAAGATGTTATCGATCAAGATAAAGCTCAGACACTAATCGAAAGAATGCTTTCAGGTAAATTTAATCTTGATGATTTTCTTGAACAAATCAAACAAATGAAAAGTTTAGGAAAATTTTCAAAAATCTTAAAAATGTTACCTGGTGGCTTAGCTGGTAAAATTGATGAAAGTAAAATTGATGAAGCCGAAGAAAAACTTCATGTTTATCAAATTTTAATGTCTTCAATGACAAAAAGAGAACGCCAAAACCCAAAACTTTTAAAACAAACTACTCGAAAAGAAAGAATTTTAAAAGGAAGTGGACGAAGTGCCCAAGAATATAATAAATTATTAAATGAATTTGATATGATGACCAAAAGAATGACTGAAATGGTCAAAAATGTTAAAGCCGGAAAATTCCCTGGTGCAGGTGGATTTGGGGGTATGTTTTAA
- a CDS encoding YgjP-like metallopeptidase domain-containing protein translates to MKEQIKSISFDDKIYYYKVTESTSKTSKARINKGELEIIFSKNLDQKKREVFIKESIEELKETWMRHYHKPLKSYKNTFSYFGKIVAFRPASKFWPVLVLYDVETNEILFSHPDLLLTIDQNGNYLNEQNQVKIAKWLKSELFVFLEQTQRKLEKKLGIDFYDLFVRDKVGTWGTNHVSKKAIYYNFHLHIFNKEIIEAVVLHELAHHFYHGHGTDFYDFVVQHCPNYKKIADELNLD, encoded by the coding sequence ATGAAAGAACAAATTAAATCAATTAGTTTTGATGACAAAATTTATTATTATAAAGTAACGGAAAGCACATCTAAAACTAGCAAGGCTCGAATTAATAAAGGTGAATTAGAAATTATTTTTTCAAAAAACCTTGATCAAAAGAAGCGAGAAGTGTTTATTAAAGAGTCAATCGAAGAATTAAAAGAAACTTGAATGAGGCACTATCATAAACCTTTAAAAAGTTACAAAAATACTTTTAGTTACTTTGGTAAAATTGTTGCTTTTCGACCTGCAAGCAAGTTTTGGCCCGTACTGGTTCTTTATGATGTTGAAACAAATGAAATACTTTTTAGTCATCCAGATCTTCTTTTAACTATTGATCAAAATGGAAATTATTTGAACGAGCAAAATCAAGTCAAAATTGCAAAATGATTAAAATCGGAATTATTTGTCTTTTTGGAACAAACTCAGCGAAAATTAGAAAAGAAACTTGGAATAGACTTTTACGATCTTTTTGTGCGTGATAAAGTTGGGACATGAGGGACGAATCACGTTTCTAAAAAAGCGATATATTATAATTTTCATTTACATATTTTTAATAAAGAAATTATTGAAGCAGTTGTTCTGCATGAACTAGCACACCATTTTTATCATGGACATGGAACCGATTTTTATGATTTTGTTGTTCAGCACTGTCCAAATTATAAAAAAATAGCAGATGAATTAAATTTAGATTAA
- a CDS encoding RluA family pseudouridine synthase: protein MIDLTVKYKERIDKYIANNTDISRNDVKQLILENAISVDGMVIIQPKFQVREGQKILIERVIDKEIHIEAQKMELDILWEDEYLCVINKPSGLIVHPAPGHTENTLVNGLLYHFKNNLSNENGLLRPGIVHRIDKDTSGLLIIAKTNEAHKLLADMFADHTINRSYLAICDGVIQDKKMRLELPIGRSVKDRQKMAVTNQNSKHAITNVTLLKTFYLDNLPKSLIKCELETGRTHQIRVHMAYIKNPIYGDPVYNKYIDEFGQRLHAYRLTFTHPITKENLIFYSKPPHDFDVAGLNFEEFIKEEEKEQNA from the coding sequence ATGATAGATTTAACAGTTAAATACAAGGAAAGAATTGACAAATATATTGCAAATAACACAGATATTTCTCGAAATGATGTGAAGCAATTAATTTTAGAAAATGCAATTTCAGTAGATGGGATGGTTATTATTCAACCAAAGTTTCAAGTTCGTGAGGGTCAAAAGATTTTAATTGAACGAGTAATAGATAAAGAAATTCATATCGAAGCTCAAAAAATGGAATTAGATATTCTTTGAGAAGATGAATATCTTTGTGTAATCAATAAACCAAGTGGACTAATTGTTCACCCTGCACCAGGACATACAGAAAACACTCTGGTTAATGGACTTTTATACCACTTTAAAAATAACTTATCGAATGAAAATGGACTTTTACGTCCGGGAATTGTGCATAGAATTGATAAAGATACAAGTGGTCTTTTGATTATTGCTAAAACTAATGAAGCACATAAATTATTAGCAGATATGTTTGCAGATCATACAATTAATCGTTCTTATTTAGCTATTTGTGATGGTGTTATCCAAGATAAAAAAATGCGTTTAGAATTACCGATTGGTCGTAGCGTAAAAGATCGACAAAAAATGGCAGTTACAAACCAAAATTCTAAACACGCAATTACTAATGTGACTTTATTGAAAACATTTTATTTAGATAATTTACCAAAAAGTTTAATTAAATGTGAATTAGAAACAGGTAGAACTCACCAAATTAGAGTGCATATGGCTTATATAAAAAATCCGATTTATGGAGATCCAGTTTATAATAAATATATTGATGAGTTTGGTCAAAGATTGCATGCTTATCGTCTAACCTTTACTCATCCAATTACAAAGGAAAATTTAATATTTTATTCAAAACCTCCTCATGATTTTGATGTAGCAGGATTGAATTTTGAAGAATTTATTAAAGAGGAAGAAAAGGAGCAAAATGCTTAA